Genomic segment of Sphingomicrobium marinum:
CGCTGCGCGAGGTAAAGCAGCTTGAGCAGGCTCGTTTTCCCGGCGCCCGACGGCCCGGTCAGAAAGTACAGTCCGCCCTCGGCCAACTTGAAGTCGAGATCGTGCAGGACCTCGGCCTCTGTCCCGTAACGCAGACCGACCGATTCAAAGCTGACAATCAACGTTTCGTCCCCGCCATGATTCACTTGGTCTCGCACAGGGAGGCAATGCTTGCCAATGGCGGAAAATTGTTGTTACCGAGATATGACTTGTCATGATCCTAACCTGTCCCAACTGCGCAACGCGCTACGTCGTCAAGGACGGCTCGATCGGCCCCAAAGGTCGCAAGGTACGCTGCGCCAGTTGCGCGCACAGCTGGCACCAGGAACCGGACCCTTCCGCGTTGGTCGCAGAGGACCCGCTCCCGCCTCCCGCAGTTGGGACGCCCCTCGTTGAAGATACGGCCCCCGTGCAAGAAGAGATGACGGCACCGCCGCCCTTCGGCGAGGCTAGCGAGCCTGTGTCCGATCCGGAGCCCGAGCCTGAACCTGCTACTTCGGCCTGGGGAGACGAAGCGCCCGTTTCGCCGCCACCCATCCCCGAACAGGAGCCGCTTCCCGAGCCGCCCGAAGTCCCGACGTCCACGTGGGACGACGGTTTCGATACGGACGACGTGCAGGTGCCGGCCGAAACTTTCGGAGCGAGCGATGACATCGACATGGAAACGGTTGTGGAGACGGCGGAGATCGCCGAGCCCGCGCCGGACCCTGTCCTCGAAGAACCGGTCTTTGCCGTCGACGACAGTTATGACGAGCCAGGCGAGGAGCCGAAGCGCCGCTGGCCGCTTCTGGCGCTCATTGGTGTTCTGCTGGTTGCTGTAGCGGCTGCGGCAATAGTGGCGTTCGGTCCGCCCGAACTGCGCGAACGTATCGGCCTGGCGCAGTCCGGGCCGGAAGAATCGCCTTTCACGCTGATGTTCGAACAGCAATCGATCGTCCCGTTGGAGGGAACGGATAGCCAGCGCATTTCCGTGCGCGGTCGCATCATCAATTCGACCGATGTCGAGCAGGTGGTGCCGATCATCCATGCCCGCGTCACCGATGGCGCCGGCGAGCTGGTGGAAAGCTGGACCATCGATCCGCCCCAGCCAAGGCTCGGTCCCGGCGAGAGCGCGCCATTCAACAATGCGCGGGTCGGTGAATTTCCTGAGGAATCGACGCTGACCCTCGCGGTCGGCAATATCGACGGCTGACGCCTATTCGAATTCCATGAGGCGCGCGGGCTGGTTGCGGCCGGCGCGATCGGTGATGGTGGCGCTGCGCCACTGTCCGCCCTGCGCCTGCGCTTCGTTACCTGCCTGCAATCGATAAGGTCGCACGATCTTCACGCTGGCCCGGCCGCGGGTCGACGCGGACGCCGTGGTGGGGGCAGTCGCAGGCTGGGGTGCCTCTGCAGCGGCAGGCGGCGCAACCATCAGCGAAAAGGCGGTCAGGATCATGAAGTCCATGAACGCACATCAGCGGCAGATGGTAAATGAAGCTTTTACCTTTGTTCCGGATCGGGACTAAAAATAGGGGCGTTGCCTAAGTGGAATCGCTTTGCTAGAGGGCGCGCCTTACCAGCGATGACGGGGTCTCCGGCATCGAATCAGTGTGCGGTCGTGGCGGAACTGGTAGACGCGCAACGTTGAGGTCGTTGTGGCCGAAAGGCCGTGGAAGTTCGAGTCTTCTCGACCGCACCATTTTCCCGGAAAACTAAGCTTCTCAGGGCGTCGCGACGACCAGTCTCGGCGTGTCCGCGACAATCGTGCCAAGCCGCAAATAGGGTTTGTCGGGATCGAGCGTGAAGGCTTTGCCAAGGTCCTTGGGAAGGCCAAGCGCCGTCGCCGAAGCGTCTGCCAGGACGAGGCGGTACGTGCCGTACGCCAATTGCTCCACAAGGAAGTAACCATCGAATTCGCTCCGCGTGCGACCAGCGACCTGACCGTCGGCGCCCACCAGCAGCAATTCGACACCCTCGAGCGGATTGCCGCTACCGTCGAGCAGCATGCCCTCGACCTCGCCCGATCCGACCAATCCGATTTCGATCTCGGCGGCGACGCCTGGCCGCGGCGTGACCACGCGCAGCGCGGTCCGCGGGACGAGTGTCGGATCGTCGAGCGCACTAGTATCGACACCGATCGCGACCGGGCTATGCGTTCGCAGGCCCGCCATGCGGATCAGCCCCGCATCGTCGCTGGGATCGCCGTGCCCGGTATGGCCGGTGGTCAGCATCGCGCCTTGCACAAGCGGTTCGTCGCTATCGCGAATGCCGTTGTCATTATCGTCGCGGTAGACGGTCGCGTGGACGCTGCCGGTTCGGGCAAGCGGCGTGCGCGTAGGCTGGAAACGCGGCGCATCGAGCGAGAAGGCCAGATTGAAGCCCGCCGCCACGCTGCCATCAGTTGCCGCTTCGGCGGTTACCGCCACCGACGCAATATCGAGATTGCGGATATGCGCGACGCGGGCGCGGACGCGCCCATTGTCGGGCTCCCATACAAACCCCCCGTCCCATGCGACAAATTCGTTCTGGCTATAATAGGCGCTGATGCCAGCCCGGTTCACCCCGGTGCCGGCCAAGGCCAGTTCGACATCGCCCTGTAAACGCACATCGCCGACCCGCCCCGATCCGGCAAAGCGCGCATTAAGACTTTCAGTCGGTGGCGCCGGCCCTGCAAAACTGCGCTTCTCCCAATCGAGTTCTGCCGTGAGATTGAATCGGTCAACCAGCATGTTGAGCCGCGTTGCCGCTGCCAAGGCGCTTGTCCCGTCGGTATAATGGCGCCACCCGACCTGGCCCGAGAGCGGGATATTCTTGCTGCCGATTTTCACGGGCGCGAACAGCGAAACTCCATATTCCTGCTCGACCCGATCTTCGACGGCGGTGGTCCGAAAGCCGTTATTCACGGTTGCGTAGGCACCGAAGTCGATCCCGCCGAGCTCACCGACGGCGCGCGCACGGAAGCGCTGGCCGCCTTGACTGTCCAACGCCACTGTCGCCTCGATCAGGGCATTGCCCACGGTGCGGCGAACCGCGCCCTCGGCATAGGTCAGCCGCTCGTCGTCAAGCAGCAGGCTTTGCGCAAGGAAACCGACCGATGTTTTCTGGTCGATACCATGGTCAATGGCGAGGGTTGCTTGCGCGCGCACATTGCTCGTTGCCGTTCCGCGCCGCGGCCCGAAATCGAACAGGTCGCGTTCGGGCTGGCTAACGCTTGCAAAATACCAGGTTTCGCCCGGCGGGATCTGCTGGTCGCCGACCAGCACCTCCTCTACCCGGCGGCGAACCTGCCCTTGGGGGCCATAAAGAATGATTTCGACCTCGTTGCGTCCGTATTGCAACTCAATATCATTAAAAGCGTAGCGACCCTGGGCATTGGGCGACGCGAAGGCCAGCAACTGGCCGTTGCGATACAGTTCGGCGTCCCAGCCGGCAGGAAGCTCGCCTTCGAAGCTGACTTCATCGAAGCGGGCAAGCCGGCGCAGTGGGCGATTGGACACCATCGCCCCGCGGCCACTGCCTGCGACGTTCGAAACGCCCGTCGACCCCGTATCAAGATCGCCGATCTCAAAATGCGTGGCGTTGAGGAAGCCAAGAAGACCGCCATCGGCATCCGAGCGGTAGGCGCGGAAGCGAAACGTGCCTTCCTGGCGCTGGGTCCCCGTCAACAGGCGGGCATCAAAGGACATCTTGGCGAGTTCGCCTGAGGCGTAGACAGCGCTGTTGCGATCGAAGCGCATGCCGCCTGCATCCGAATAGGTCACGCCGGCGGCGACAACCACGTCCATCGCCGGCATCCGCCACATTTCATACGGCAGTTTGACCTGGGGCAGGCTTGCCATATCGAAGCTGGTGCGGTTGCTCAGTCGTTCGGCGCGCCTGCGGCGCTCGGCGGCGAGCTCGATCGGTAGCTTCGCTTCGCTTTCCAGCAGCAGCATCGATCCCGAGAAATTGGGGCGCACGTTGAGCCCGAACCAGCGCTCCAGCGAAGTCGCCTTGACGCACCAACCCTCGGGCACTTCCTGTATGCTATCTTTTGATAATGCTTCGCGATTGCTATTATATGAGGCGCTCCCGGTTGCCCGGTCGATATCGATGCGATTTTCTTCCGTAAAGGCCCACCCGGAGGCGCGCTGCGCCTCGAGATCGATCTTCATCGGCACATCGAGTGCCGTCAGGAAGTCGCCAAAGACGATGCAGGGGCCGTTCGGAGTCTCGTAAGCGCGAACGCCATCGCCCAAGAGGCGGTCGCGGATCTGCAGATCGAGGAGGAACTGCTCTTCGGGGTCGGGAATCCACCGATCACCGACGGGATCACGCTCGACGGCCGCGGCGGCATTTGCCCCCACGGCCATCATCGCCCCCAGGAAGAGCGTTTTGAGCATGACCCGCACGGCCCTGATCGCTTCCTAGCGCAGGACCGCGTCGGTCGAGGCGATCAGCACGCTCCCCTCACTGGAAGGCGCTCGATATTCGACCTTTACCTTGCCACTCAGGTCGCCAGCATAGTCTTCGCGCACCGGAATGAGCACGGTGCGCTTTTCGAGCTCTGTATAGACGGCAACGCCGCCAAGGCGTGCGATCGGCAACTCTTCGCCATCTTTCCATACCTCGATCGCGCCAAATGTGCTGCGATCACCGGCGCGCGTGAGGTCAACCGCCACTGCAGGGCGCCCATCGCGCGATGCGACACGAACGTCGGCGATCGCAGCTTCGACCTGGAGGCGGCCAAGACGCACGATCACCGGAATCGTCACACCGTAAATGGGCGTGAGACGAAAGCTGATGCCCTCCGCTGCGCCCGACTGTTCCACAGGGCGCGGCTTGGGAATGGCGCGAAACAGCAGGTGAATCCTATATTCGCCGTCCGCGAGCCCTGCAGGCGGACGGGCGGAGATACGGATTGCCTGGGGCTGACCCGGCGGCAAGGTGACCCGGCGCGGGGCGAAAATCACCATGTCGCGCGCGGTAGTTTCGCGTTCGCTCGCCGTTTCAACTTCGGCCAGCGATCCGTCGGGCATCATCCGGCGCAACTCGGCGGTGACGCGATAGGTGGCTTCTTCTTCGCCGATATTGTTGAGGATGATCTGGGTACCGCGCCCGCCATCGAGAATGACGCGCGTCGGTGCGACCAACAGGTCGCCGACACCGGCCTGCGCCGGCTGCGCCAGGGCGACGATTGCGGCGGCGGCCAAAACGTGGCGAAGAAAATGCATGAAAACCCTCCATCTGGCGGCGCAGAAAAAGCACCGTTTCGGAGGGTTCTGGCGTCTAATGGTTAATAAGGCGCAAACCATGAGTGGAAAAACGCCGGAAAGGCTAGATGGTCGGTCCGGATCGGAGATACGAAAAGGGCGGCGAGCCATCCGGCCCACCGCCCTTCTGCGCGTCAGGAGAAGCGACGCTTACTGGTAGTCGGCCGTAACGGTGAACGAACCTTCATATTCGCCTTCGACCGTGGTGTCGGCGACCGTCAGCGAACCACCGACGTAGAAGTCTTCGCCCGGAGCGCCCGAGTTCGTCAGGTTGACGTCGTAAAAGCCATCCGAATCGCTGTCGGTCATGTCGGTCGACAGGTTGACGGTCAGCGTGTCGGTGCCGCCGACGACCGTGATCGTCGCGGTGGCGGGCAGCGAAACGTTGACTTCCTGGCCCTGCGTACCGGTGATGTTGTAGTTGATCGCCGCAGCAACCGCGCCCGTGCAGACGAAGTCGGTGCCGCAAGCGCCGGCGGTGCCGACGGTGCCGGCCGAGCTGGGCGCGATGCTGACGACCGCGCTGGTGCCGGTAGCGCCAGCCGGAAGAACGATCGTGCCGAAGTCGAGCGTGTCGTTGCCGACGATGGTCAGCGTCAGCGGCTTCACGACGCGCGCCTTGGCCTTACCGTTCGAGTTCGAAACGGGCGCGGCGAACGCCGGCGTCGCAACGAGAGCAACAGCAGCCGTACCCATCACGGCGATTTTCTTGAAGTTGGTCATAATCTCAATTCCCCACTGGTCCATATTTTTAGCCGGACCCGGAAAACCTCATTTCGGGCCCGGTCCGTGATGCAGCTATTAACCAGTCCCGCTTACTGATCCCCTGAAGGTCATGGTAAAAACGGCGTTAAGGATTGATCGAAAATGGATCGAATTTAGCGGTATTCCGCCACGATTGGCACATCGCCCCGATAATCGCCCTCCGCAGCACCGCTGATTTCCAGCCGTCCGCCGAAGCGGAATCGCAATTCGCCATTGGCATCGAGTTCGGGTTGCGAGGGCAGGTCGTGTTCGATCGATTCGAGGCGGATGCGACCGCCTTCGATATTGTGCAGCTCGATACGGCTGGGCAGGCTGATCGAGATGCGGCGACCCGCTTCGCCGCGAATCACCACTTCGCCGACCATGGCCCGCGCCGACAGGGCGGCGATACCGCCCTCGGTCATTCGCGCGCCGGTCGCCGCAAGCGTCGCGCTACCATCGCCAAGAACGACCAATTGATCGAAGTCGAGCATTGTCTCGACCGAAAGCTGCACGCGCTCTTCGGCTTTATCGACGGGATCGACGATGAGCTCGGGTGTATCGCACAAGCGGCATTGCGCCGCCGCCGGGGTAACCGACACGGTTAGGGTCGCCAGCACCGCGACTGCGGCCAGGCAGAAAAGGGCAAATCGGCCCGTCATGGGAGAAAGTGCTAGGCAGCAAGGGTGAAAACAGGGTTAATGACGTCGCAACTATTTTGATTGTCGCGCGGTTGGAGGATCATCATGACCAAGCAGAAGCTGACCGATGCCGAATGGCGCGCGCGCCTCTCTTCCGAAGAATATCGCATTCTGCGTGAAGCCGGCACCGAACCACCTTTTTCGGGCGCGCTCAACGTCGAGAAGCGTGATGGCAAGTATCACTGCGCCGGTTGCGGCGTGGTGCTGTTCACCTCGGACAGCAAATATGACAGCGGATCCGGGTGGCCCAGCTTTACCGATCCTGCTGAAAACGAGGCCATCAGCGAACATCGCGATGAAAGTCACGGCATGAGCCGGGTGGAAATACGCTGTTCAGCTTGCGACGGCCATCTTGGCCATGTCTTCCCTGACGGTCCGGGACCCAGCGGCCTGCGCTATTGCGTCAATAGTGCCAGCCTCGACTTCCAGCCCGACGAGAAGTGATGCTTGTCGCCGGAGCGGTCCGGCCCTAGCTGTCGGGGTGGAGAGGAAGCCTATTTGACGCGAGTGTTCAAACGACTGGTGATCTGGGGCGGCGCATTTGCGCTGCTTTGTCTTGTGGTTCTCGGCATCGCCGTCGCCGTCGCCTACCACTCGCTCCCGTCCTATCAGCAGCTTACCGATCGCGAAGATCTGGGCCAAACAATCCGCGTGCGCGCGGACGATGGATCGGTGCTGGTCGAAATCGGCCCGCAATTCGGGCGCTGGCTGACCTACGACGAAATCCCGCAAACCATGAAAAGCGCAATGATTGCGGTCGAAGACCGGCGCTTCAGGTCGCACTTCGGGATTGACCCCATCGGCATCGCGCGCGGAATTTGGGTGTCGCTCCAGACGGGCGATCGCGTCGCCGGGGTCTCCACTATTTCGCAGCAACTCGCGCGCAACATCTTTCTCACGCCAAAGCGTGACGTCGGGCGTAAGACGCGCGAAGCGATCATCGCGATGGCGCTGGAGGCCAAGTTCTCCAAGAATCAGATCCTCGAACTCTATCTCAATCGCGTCTATTTCGGCGGCGGGGCTTATGGCATCGATGCGGCCAGCCGGACTTTCTATGGCCACAGCGCCGAGAGGATGACGGTCGGCGAGGCGGCGATTATCGCAGGGCTGGTCAAGGCACCGTCCAACTATTCGCCGACCGCCGATATCGAAGCTGCGCAGGGCCGCGCGAGCGTCGTGCTCGATCTCATGGTCGACCACGGCTTCCTGCCCGCAAGCGCGCGCGCCGGGGTCGATCCGGCCGAAATTCGTCTCGAAGAACGCACCAACGAAAATAGCGCGCGCTATTTCACCGATTGGGCGCTACCCCAACTCGAGACGCTGATCGACGAGACCAACGAACCTATCGATGTCTGGACGACGCTCGATCCCGGGATGCAGGACGCCGCCAGCGATGCGGTCAACGCGCACGCACCCGCCGGAGCGCAAGGCGCGCTCGTGGCGATCGATCGCGACGGTGCCGTGCGCGCGCTCGTGGGCGGGCTCGATTATGTCGACAGCATCTACAATCGCGCCACGGTCGCCAAGCGCCAGCCGGGGTCGAGCTTCAAATTGTTCGTGTATCTCACCGCGCTCGAAAACGGGTGGCGGCCCGATGACCAGGTCGTCGACGAGCCCATTACGATTGGCGACTGGTCGCCGCGCAACTCGAACCGCACCAACCTTGGTGTCATCACCTTGCGCGAGGCCTTTGCCCGTTCGGTCAATACGGTGAGCGCGCAAATCGGGGCTGAGTTGGGCTTCGCCACAATCGCCCGGATGGCCGCGCGTTTCGGTATCACCGACGATATCAACACCTATCCCTCGATGGTGCTGGGGACGAGCAACGTGCGGCTCATCGAGATGACCAAAGCTTTTGCCGCGGTGCATCGCGGCGGCACTTCGATGCCGCCATACGCGATCAAGCGCGTGGTGACTGCGTCGGGGCAGCTCCTGTACGATCATCAGGAGGCGCAGCCGCGGGTGCTGGTGGCCCAATGGGTCGCGCGCGACATGACCGACCTTTTGCAAAGCGCCGTGCAGTCAGGCACCGGCCGTGCTGCGCAGATCGGGCGTCCCGTCGCCGGCAAGACCGGCACCACTTCGGACAATCGCGACGGCTGGTTCATCGGCTTTTCGAGCGGGCTGACCGCAGGCGTCTGGTACGGCCGCGACGATAATGGCCGCGTGCCAGGGCTGGGTGGCGGCACCGCCCCTGCCCGTGCGTTCAGCGATTTCATGCGCGTCGCCGTGGCCAATCGCCCGGTCGAACAGTTCGAGGTCAACGCGCCGGTCCCCGACTGGCAGATCGAACCCGATGACGAAACCTGGCTGCTCGATCAGCCTTTGTTCGACGAGGATGGCAATCCGATCCTTCGCGACGATCTCGATCCGCTCGCGCCGCGCCCGGGCGACGATGACGACCTTAGCTGGATCGACGATGCCTTGCGCCGCGGGCAGGAAGAACAGCCCAGCGAACTGGATCGCACGCTGGATGAACAGCGCCGCCAGCGACAGCAGCAGCAGCGTCGCCAGCAGCAAGAGCAGCAGCCCGAAACCCCGCCCGCCCCGGGTGGCGCGCGGATTATCCGTGTGCCCGAACCTGCCCCGTCAACGCCCGATCCGTTGCAACCGCGGCCCTAATTCGCGCAGCAACCGGCGCGCTTTTGACGTCGGTCCGCCGAAAAGTTGCTGTTCGAGCCGATGGAACTCTCGGCCATGATCCATGTGTATGCGGTGGGCTACTTCGTGCGCCGCGACATAGCGTCGCACGTCATCGGGGGCGCAGACCAGCCGCCAGCTGAAACGCAGCTTGCCGTCATGCGTACAGCTGCCCCAGCGCGTGCGGGCGTCGCCCACGCTGACGGCGCGGACATTCACCTCGGCAAGGCGAGCGAACTCGGCGACATCGTCTGATAGGAGGCGGCGCGCTTCATCGCGCAACCATTTTTCGACGCGGCGGCCGAAGCTTTCTTCGGATCCCCCGCCCTGAAGCGTCTCGCCAATGCGCTCGATGCGTCGCGGTAGATCGGCGGCATGGCGGAGCATCAGCCGACCGTCACGAAAGGGGATGGTCGCGCCCGGCACGAAAGGCGTCGCGGTTGCGCGGCCCTCGCGCTGTTGTTCGATCCAGTCGGCCTGCGTTTGAACCCAGGCCCTCGCCTTGCGCTCGCTGGCGCGGGGCGGGAGTGTCAGCAGCAACCGATCGCCAATCGCGTCGTAGCGCAGCTTCATGCGCCGCGCCCTGCGGTGCCGTCGGACGACCAGTTCGAGATCGCTAGAGTGGGCGGTCGACAAGGTGATGCTCGATATCTCCGGCGTCATCTTCGCTTATCGCCCAGCCGCGCACCGATATGCCGGCGTGGTGTACGCTCTGCGGGTCGCCGCTGATCAAATAGTGCCAATCGCGCAGCGGCTTGCCTTCGGCGCGCAACCGGTAGGCGCAGGTTGCAGGTAGCCAGCCCAACCCGTCGACCGATGCCTTGGTCAGCGTCACGCAGTCGGGCACGTGGCGTTTGCGGTCAGGATAATCGCGGCAGCGGATCGTCTCGAGATCGAGCATCCGGCAGGCTATGTCGGTGGCATAATAGGCACCAGTGTCGGCATCTTCAGCCTTGTGCATGCAGCAGCGTCCGCAGCCATCGCACAACGCCTCCCATTCGCCGGCGTCGAGAGCGGCCAAGGGCTTTTCCCAAAAC
This window contains:
- a CDS encoding carboxypeptidase-like regulatory domain-containing protein is translated as MLKTLFLGAMMAVGANAAAAVERDPVGDRWIPDPEEQFLLDLQIRDRLLGDGVRAYETPNGPCIVFGDFLTALDVPMKIDLEAQRASGWAFTEENRIDIDRATGSASYNSNREALSKDSIQEVPEGWCVKATSLERWFGLNVRPNFSGSMLLLESEAKLPIELAAERRRRAERLSNRTSFDMASLPQVKLPYEMWRMPAMDVVVAAGVTYSDAGGMRFDRNSAVYASGELAKMSFDARLLTGTQRQEGTFRFRAYRSDADGGLLGFLNATHFEIGDLDTGSTGVSNVAGSGRGAMVSNRPLRRLARFDEVSFEGELPAGWDAELYRNGQLLAFASPNAQGRYAFNDIELQYGRNEVEIILYGPQGQVRRRVEEVLVGDQQIPPGETWYFASVSQPERDLFDFGPRRGTATSNVRAQATLAIDHGIDQKTSVGFLAQSLLLDDERLTYAEGAVRRTVGNALIEATVALDSQGGQRFRARAVGELGGIDFGAYATVNNGFRTTAVEDRVEQEYGVSLFAPVKIGSKNIPLSGQVGWRHYTDGTSALAAATRLNMLVDRFNLTAELDWEKRSFAGPAPPTESLNARFAGSGRVGDVRLQGDVELALAGTGVNRAGISAYYSQNEFVAWDGGFVWEPDNGRVRARVAHIRNLDIASVAVTAEAATDGSVAAGFNLAFSLDAPRFQPTRTPLARTGSVHATVYRDDNDNGIRDSDEPLVQGAMLTTGHTGHGDPSDDAGLIRMAGLRTHSPVAIGVDTSALDDPTLVPRTALRVVTPRPGVAAEIEIGLVGSGEVEGMLLDGSGNPLEGVELLLVGADGQVAGRTRSEFDGYFLVEQLAYGTYRLVLADASATALGLPKDLGKAFTLDPDKPYLRLGTIVADTPRLVVATP
- a CDS encoding MJ0042-type zinc finger domain-containing protein, which gives rise to MILTCPNCATRYVVKDGSIGPKGRKVRCASCAHSWHQEPDPSALVAEDPLPPPAVGTPLVEDTAPVQEEMTAPPPFGEASEPVSDPEPEPEPATSAWGDEAPVSPPPIPEQEPLPEPPEVPTSTWDDGFDTDDVQVPAETFGASDDIDMETVVETAEIAEPAPDPVLEEPVFAVDDSYDEPGEEPKRRWPLLALIGVLLVAVAAAAIVAFGPPELRERIGLAQSGPEESPFTLMFEQQSIVPLEGTDSQRISVRGRIINSTDVEQVVPIIHARVTDGAGELVESWTIDPPQPRLGPGESAPFNNARVGEFPEESTLTLAVGNIDG
- a CDS encoding YcgN family cysteine cluster protein, which gives rise to MNSKKPFWEKPLAALDAGEWEALCDGCGRCCMHKAEDADTGAYYATDIACRMLDLETIRCRDYPDRKRHVPDCVTLTKASVDGLGWLPATCAYRLRAEGKPLRDWHYLISGDPQSVHHAGISVRGWAISEDDAGDIEHHLVDRPL
- a CDS encoding M48 family metallopeptidase; its protein translation is MTPEISSITLSTAHSSDLELVVRRHRRARRMKLRYDAIGDRLLLTLPPRASERKARAWVQTQADWIEQQREGRATATPFVPGATIPFRDGRLMLRHAADLPRRIERIGETLQGGGSEESFGRRVEKWLRDEARRLLSDDVAEFARLAEVNVRAVSVGDARTRWGSCTHDGKLRFSWRLVCAPDDVRRYVAAHEVAHRIHMDHGREFHRLEQQLFGGPTSKARRLLRELGPRLQRIGR
- a CDS encoding DUF4402 domain-containing protein, yielding MTNFKKIAVMGTAAVALVATPAFAAPVSNSNGKAKARVVKPLTLTIVGNDTLDFGTIVLPAGATGTSAVVSIAPSSAGTVGTAGACGTDFVCTGAVAAAINYNITGTQGQEVNVSLPATATITVVGGTDTLTVNLSTDMTDSDSDGFYDVNLTNSGAPGEDFYVGGSLTVADTTVEGEYEGSFTVTADYQ
- the msrB gene encoding peptide-methionine (R)-S-oxide reductase MsrB, which codes for MTKQKLTDAEWRARLSSEEYRILREAGTEPPFSGALNVEKRDGKYHCAGCGVVLFTSDSKYDSGSGWPSFTDPAENEAISEHRDESHGMSRVEIRCSACDGHLGHVFPDGPGPSGLRYCVNSASLDFQPDEK
- a CDS encoding transglycosylase domain-containing protein, which produces MTRVFKRLVIWGGAFALLCLVVLGIAVAVAYHSLPSYQQLTDREDLGQTIRVRADDGSVLVEIGPQFGRWLTYDEIPQTMKSAMIAVEDRRFRSHFGIDPIGIARGIWVSLQTGDRVAGVSTISQQLARNIFLTPKRDVGRKTREAIIAMALEAKFSKNQILELYLNRVYFGGGAYGIDAASRTFYGHSAERMTVGEAAIIAGLVKAPSNYSPTADIEAAQGRASVVLDLMVDHGFLPASARAGVDPAEIRLEERTNENSARYFTDWALPQLETLIDETNEPIDVWTTLDPGMQDAASDAVNAHAPAGAQGALVAIDRDGAVRALVGGLDYVDSIYNRATVAKRQPGSSFKLFVYLTALENGWRPDDQVVDEPITIGDWSPRNSNRTNLGVITLREAFARSVNTVSAQIGAELGFATIARMAARFGITDDINTYPSMVLGTSNVRLIEMTKAFAAVHRGGTSMPPYAIKRVVTASGQLLYDHQEAQPRVLVAQWVARDMTDLLQSAVQSGTGRAAQIGRPVAGKTGTTSDNRDGWFIGFSSGLTAGVWYGRDDNGRVPGLGGGTAPARAFSDFMRVAVANRPVEQFEVNAPVPDWQIEPDDETWLLDQPLFDEDGNPILRDDLDPLAPRPGDDDDLSWIDDALRRGQEEQPSELDRTLDEQRRQRQQQQRRQQQEQQPETPPAPGGARIIRVPEPAPSTPDPLQPRP
- a CDS encoding DUF4402 domain-containing protein; this encodes MTGRFALFCLAAVAVLATLTVSVTPAAAQCRLCDTPELIVDPVDKAEERVQLSVETMLDFDQLVVLGDGSATLAATGARMTEGGIAALSARAMVGEVVIRGEAGRRISISLPSRIELHNIEGGRIRLESIEHDLPSQPELDANGELRFRFGGRLEISGAAEGDYRGDVPIVAEYR
- a CDS encoding fimbrial biogenesis chaperone, with the translated sequence MHFLRHVLAAAAIVALAQPAQAGVGDLLVAPTRVILDGGRGTQIILNNIGEEEATYRVTAELRRMMPDGSLAEVETASERETTARDMVIFAPRRVTLPPGQPQAIRISARPPAGLADGEYRIHLLFRAIPKPRPVEQSGAAEGISFRLTPIYGVTIPVIVRLGRLQVEAAIADVRVASRDGRPAVAVDLTRAGDRSTFGAIEVWKDGEELPIARLGGVAVYTELEKRTVLIPVREDYAGDLSGKVKVEYRAPSSEGSVLIASTDAVLR